DNA from Candidatus Polarisedimenticolia bacterium:
AGAGGGCAATCCGATGAGAAGAGGCGAGCTCGCTGGGATGATGGCATTCATGCTCCTGCTCGGGATGCTGGCGGGGTCACCCCGGGCGGCGGAGGAGGACCCGCATGCCGGCTGTGCCGCTCCTCCCAGCTACGTCCCCGAGGAGCTTCTCGAGCGGCAGGTGACGCTCCGGGACGGCGTGGGAAACTCCCGCGAAACGGTCACCACGTCGGACCCGCAGGCGCAGGCTTTCTACAATCAAGGCCTGAATTACCTGGAGTCTTACGTCTGGATCGAGGCGTCGCGCTCTTTCCACCAGGCGCTGCGTCTGGATCCGAAGCTGGCCATGGCTTACCTGGGGCTCAGCCGGGTCGCCTCCGGCCTGGACAACGCCGAGGCGGCGCAGAGCTGGTTCAACAAGGGGAAGGCGCTGGCGGATGGCATCAGCGCGCGGGAGCGGCGCCGGTTCGAGATTCGCGGCAAGCAGCTGGAGGCGATGCAGGATCTGGAAAGCGACGCCAAGTATCAGGCCTACAAGAAGTCGATTGATGAGGCGCTCGCCGCGGATCCCGACGACCCGGAGCTCTGGATCCTGCGCGGCAATGCCGACGAGGGGAATGCCTCCGGGCGCGGACAGCGCGGCGGCGCGCCGACGGTGGCCTTCTACGAGCGGGCGCTGCGGCTGGTCCCCGACCACGCCACGGCGCACCACTATCTCGTCCACTCCTTCGAGACGATTGGCCGGATGGAAGAGGCTCTGCAGCATGGCGAAGCGTACGCGAAGCTGGCCCCGGCCATCCCGCATGCCGCGCACATGTGGGGCCACGACTTGCGCCGTGTCGGCCGGGTCGACGAAGCCATCGCCCAGTTCCAAAAGGCTGACGCGCTGGAGGACGCTTACT
Protein-coding regions in this window:
- a CDS encoding tetratricopeptide repeat protein, producing MRRGELAGMMAFMLLLGMLAGSPRAAEEDPHAGCAAPPSYVPEELLERQVTLRDGVGNSRETVTTSDPQAQAFYNQGLNYLESYVWIEASRSFHQALRLDPKLAMAYLGLSRVASGLDNAEAAQSWFNKGKALADGISARERRRFEIRGKQLEAMQDLESDAKYQAYKKSIDEALAADPDDPELWILRGNADEGNASGRGQRGGAPTVAFYERALRLVPDHATAHHYLVHSFETIGRMEEALQHGEAYAKLAPAIPHAAHMWGHDLRRVGRVDEAIAQFQKADALEDAYYKAEKIDPAFDWHHGHNLDLLASCFEHKGQMKTAEKTFRESAELGSVGAYPAFNKREMPGFLIHRGRYAEALEAAGKMTSSDYPQSRTAGHALAGEALIDLGKIKEAESELQAAQKELANVPVVTPGIVPRRSTVEPLVEALRGEILMRTGKQSEGRNVLKEVQRKLRAMPGPDAWSQALFRLEVMARRARDAGDWKLAEYTAEQMLDHDAAYGGSHLAMALVLQKKGDAAGATREFQAAMSGWRDADPDLAELKRIPKKVAETGLGR